Proteins co-encoded in one Terriglobia bacterium genomic window:
- a CDS encoding PadR family transcriptional regulator produces the protein MAEEKTELLKGTLDMLVLKVVALGPIHGYAIAQRIQQISRDFFQLQQGSLYPALHRLEDRGWLRAQWKATETGREAKFYALTPRGRKQLEAEVRNWEQMTDAVALILRTAE, from the coding sequence ATGGCTGAAGAAAAAACGGAACTCCTGAAGGGAACGCTGGACATGCTGGTCCTGAAGGTTGTGGCGCTGGGCCCGATCCACGGCTACGCCATTGCTCAGCGGATTCAGCAGATCTCCCGCGACTTTTTCCAACTCCAGCAAGGCTCGCTCTACCCCGCGCTCCACCGGCTGGAGGACCGCGGCTGGCTGCGCGCGCAGTGGAAGGCCACAGAGACCGGTCGTGAAGCAAAATTTTATGCGCTCACTCCCAGGGGCCGGAAACAGCTCGAGGCCGAAGTCAGGAATTGGGAGCAGATGACCGACGCGGTCGCGTTGATACTTCGCACGGCAGAATGA
- a CDS encoding polysaccharide biosynthesis/export family protein, with the protein MKKRFRTCAAAGTFAFWLAVAGAAQLRAQDLERVGPVPSSTATETGARQTPAAPQSSATANAATSAPLDYVIGPEDVLDIAVFDVPDLNQTVRVANDGTIALPLLGRMVASGLTADQLRDRLEAALAKNLVQNPQVGVFVKLFQARPVSIMGAVEKPGLYQITGPRTLIEMLSLAGGLAKRSTAPAGKTVYVTRPGGFKGLTVVPGMKEVAPDKIAIDLKDLLYTQAEGLNIPVEPHDIIAVSKADVIYVAGSGVRKPGGFLLEDRDSITVVQALAMAEGLDPNAARHKARIIHTKADGTRVEIPVDLEKIMKEKARDPELAANDILYVPNSASKAAAKKTAEAIVQTVSGFLIFHP; encoded by the coding sequence ATGAAAAAGCGTTTTAGAACCTGTGCAGCCGCCGGTACGTTTGCCTTTTGGCTGGCGGTGGCGGGAGCCGCGCAGCTACGCGCGCAGGACCTGGAACGAGTAGGTCCCGTTCCCTCCTCCACCGCAACCGAGACGGGCGCCCGGCAAACGCCGGCTGCGCCGCAGAGCTCGGCCACGGCCAACGCGGCAACCAGCGCCCCGTTGGATTACGTGATTGGACCCGAAGATGTGCTCGACATCGCGGTGTTCGATGTCCCAGACCTTAATCAAACCGTGCGCGTTGCCAACGACGGAACCATCGCGCTGCCGCTGCTCGGCCGCATGGTTGCTTCCGGGCTCACCGCTGATCAGTTGCGCGACCGGCTTGAAGCAGCCCTGGCGAAGAATCTTGTTCAGAACCCTCAGGTCGGCGTGTTCGTCAAGCTATTTCAGGCGCGCCCTGTCTCCATTATGGGCGCGGTCGAGAAACCCGGACTTTACCAGATCACGGGGCCGCGCACGCTGATCGAAATGCTGTCACTCGCGGGAGGCCTGGCCAAGCGCAGCACCGCGCCGGCCGGCAAGACCGTCTATGTCACCAGGCCAGGGGGATTCAAAGGCCTGACCGTCGTTCCCGGCATGAAGGAAGTGGCGCCGGACAAGATTGCCATTGATCTGAAGGACCTGCTTTACACTCAAGCTGAGGGCCTGAATATCCCTGTCGAACCGCACGACATTATCGCGGTCTCCAAGGCTGACGTCATCTATGTGGCAGGCAGCGGAGTGCGCAAGCCAGGTGGTTTTCTGCTGGAAGATCGCGACTCCATCACGGTTGTGCAGGCGCTGGCCATGGCAGAGGGTCTCGACCCGAATGCCGCCAGGCATAAGGCCCGGATCATCCACACGAAAGCTGACGGCACCCGGGTTGAAATCCCCGTAGACCTCGAAAAGATCATGAAGGAAAAGGCCCGTGACCCGGAATTGGCGGCGAATGACATCCTGTACGTACCCAACAGCGCGAGCAAAGCAGCAGCAAAAAAGACCGCCGAGGCAATCGTCCAAACGGTCAGCGGGTTCCTGATTTTCCATCCGTAA
- a CDS encoding ABC transporter permease: MRWYERFFQRKLTEKRLDAELRFHLEQRIADLVGSGMAREEARRQARLELGGLDQVKEECRDVGGSHIIEAFIQDIRYGLRQLRRNPGFTAIAVLTLALGIGANTAVFSVVNSVLLQPLPYHDPERLVSIWQSYQGYTDVPVSTPNVDSWRTQNRVFEEIAAYRVQRSFTLAGQGEAQWLQGTYVTANFFGTLGVEPLLGRGFDSSEDQPVARPEVILTHALWAGVFHSDPGIVGKIIDLDGRGYTVLGIMPTGFRFPSWTDFWLPLGQMGKDELTSRVYHPLNVIARLKSGVNILRAQMEMTTINSRDQLQYPKTDEGWGVQVVSLHEQLVGTAQEALLILLAATGFVLLIACANVANLLLARAAERQKEVAVRKALGASRSRLIRQMLSESIVLALAGGALGLALAEGGLKLLPALGQGAIPQLLPIQLDAKVLAFTLITALMAGILFGLAPALRSGRLNLVSSLKATSEGSTAGFRSDFIRNLFVVTEVGLALVVLIGSGLLLRTFQFLLNVDPGFDVHNVLTARVTLLDPQYSAAGQREIFYRQLLNKVKELPGVEAAGFTDVLPLSEESNFKTRFAVEVHALSPGETYPAAELRIVYPGYFKALRIPLIQGRVFTNADFARSSAPPVIINRRLADRFFHGEDPVGKKINAGPEGPAPSWVRVIGVIGDIKEFGLAGRPKYALYFCGSNAEMYLVVKIASSPLSYSEPVRRLITKLDKSVPVSDVMTMQQRLSTSLARRRYSTVLLGVFAILGLTLSAVGISGVISYSVIRRTHEIGIRMALGAQKSDVLTMVVGQGLRLALIGVAIGIAAALAVTRFLSSMLYGVKPTDPLTFVAVSLILIAVALVACYIPARRATKVEPMVALRYE; this comes from the coding sequence ATGCGCTGGTACGAACGGTTTTTCCAAAGAAAGCTCACCGAAAAGCGTCTCGACGCCGAGCTGCGATTCCACCTCGAGCAAAGGATCGCCGATCTCGTCGGCTCGGGCATGGCTCGGGAGGAAGCGCGTCGCCAGGCGCGACTGGAATTGGGAGGACTCGACCAGGTGAAAGAAGAATGCCGCGATGTCGGCGGTTCACATATCATCGAAGCGTTCATCCAGGACATTCGCTACGGCCTGCGCCAGCTTCGCCGCAATCCGGGCTTTACCGCGATTGCCGTGCTCACCCTTGCGCTCGGCATCGGCGCGAACACGGCCGTCTTTAGTGTGGTGAATAGCGTTCTTTTGCAACCGCTCCCGTACCATGATCCCGAACGGCTGGTTTCCATCTGGCAAAGCTACCAAGGTTATACAGACGTTCCGGTATCCACTCCCAATGTCGATTCCTGGCGAACTCAGAACCGTGTTTTCGAGGAGATTGCTGCCTATCGAGTTCAAAGGAGTTTCACACTAGCGGGCCAGGGCGAAGCTCAGTGGCTTCAGGGAACGTACGTCACCGCAAACTTCTTTGGGACGCTAGGTGTAGAACCTCTTTTGGGCCGCGGGTTTGACAGCAGCGAAGACCAACCTGTAGCTCGGCCGGAGGTTATTCTAACCCACGCCCTCTGGGCCGGGGTCTTCCACTCAGACCCAGGCATTGTCGGAAAGATCATCGATCTCGATGGAAGAGGTTACACCGTGTTAGGGATCATGCCCACGGGTTTTCGCTTTCCAAGTTGGACCGACTTTTGGCTGCCCTTGGGCCAGATGGGCAAAGACGAGCTGACCAGCCGCGTCTACCATCCCTTGAATGTGATTGCTCGCCTGAAATCAGGCGTGAACATACTACGGGCGCAGATGGAAATGACAACTATTAATTCCCGGGACCAACTCCAATACCCCAAGACGGACGAGGGATGGGGCGTGCAGGTTGTTTCGCTTCACGAGCAACTAGTCGGAACTGCACAGGAAGCATTGTTGATTCTGCTGGCAGCAACCGGCTTTGTGCTGCTGATCGCGTGCGCCAATGTAGCTAATCTGCTACTGGCTCGCGCTGCTGAGCGCCAGAAAGAAGTGGCTGTCCGTAAAGCCCTCGGTGCAAGCAGATCTCGCCTTATCCGGCAGATGCTCAGCGAAAGCATTGTACTGGCGCTCGCCGGGGGTGCGTTGGGGCTGGCTCTGGCAGAAGGCGGACTGAAACTGCTCCCCGCGTTGGGACAGGGGGCCATCCCACAGCTTCTCCCGATTCAACTCGATGCCAAGGTATTGGCCTTTACGCTGATCACGGCGTTAATGGCAGGGATTCTCTTCGGGTTAGCACCGGCTTTGAGATCGGGCAGGTTGAATTTGGTTTCGAGTCTCAAAGCGACAAGTGAAGGTTCGACTGCGGGTTTTCGGTCAGACTTTATCCGGAACCTTTTCGTAGTCACCGAGGTAGGATTGGCACTGGTTGTATTGATAGGGTCAGGTTTGCTCTTAAGGACCTTTCAATTCCTTCTAAATGTTGATCCGGGGTTCGATGTCCACAATGTTCTGACGGCCAGGGTAACTTTACTTGACCCTCAATACTCTGCGGCTGGGCAACGGGAAATCTTCTATCGCCAATTGCTAAACAAGGTTAAGGAACTTCCGGGTGTGGAGGCCGCAGGATTCACCGACGTGTTGCCGCTAAGCGAAGAATCGAATTTCAAGACGCGATTTGCTGTTGAGGTCCACGCACTCAGTCCAGGCGAAACTTACCCCGCAGCGGAATTGCGTATTGTGTATCCTGGCTATTTCAAGGCACTGCGCATTCCTCTGATTCAAGGGCGAGTCTTCACAAACGCGGATTTCGCTCGCTCTTCGGCGCCGCCAGTGATCATCAACCGCCGCCTGGCGGATCGATTCTTCCACGGCGAGGACCCAGTAGGGAAAAAGATCAACGCCGGCCCCGAGGGACCCGCGCCGAGCTGGGTAAGGGTCATCGGGGTAATCGGTGACATAAAAGAGTTCGGCTTGGCTGGCCGCCCTAAATACGCGCTGTATTTCTGCGGGTCAAATGCGGAAATGTATTTGGTCGTAAAGATAGCTTCCAGTCCACTGAGCTACTCTGAACCCGTTCGGAGACTAATTACAAAACTCGATAAATCGGTGCCGGTATCTGACGTAATGACGATGCAGCAGAGGCTTTCCACGTCCCTCGCGCGCCGCCGCTATTCCACCGTGCTCCTGGGTGTTTTTGCCATTCTTGGCCTAACGTTGTCAGCAGTTGGGATTTCTGGTGTCATTTCCTATTCGGTCATTCGCCGCACGCACGAAATCGGCATTCGCATGGCGCTGGGGGCGCAGAAGAGCGACGTGCTGACGATGGTCGTGGGGCAGGGGCTCCGGCTGGCTCTGATCGGCGTGGCGATTGGCATTGCCGCGGCGCTGGCGGTGACGCGCTTCTTATCGAGCATGCTCTATGGCGTCAAGCCCACCGACCCGCTCACCTTCGTTGCGGTCTCGCTGATCCTGATCGCCGTGGCGCTCGTGGCCTGCTATATCCCTGCCCGCCGCGCGACAAAAGTCGAGCCGATGGTGGCCTTGAGATACGAGTAA
- a CDS encoding PIG-L family deacetylase, with translation MRYSEKGVAAVNTMKMKVGYLLFCFFLISSVCFGQLPEAPPSPGPDARYKADILVMVAHPDDESEIASFLAREAIDGHKRIAVTYGTCGNSGGNTVGYEQAASLCAVREIEVRRALESLGIMNVWFLGGEDTASQSPLISLETWNHGAA, from the coding sequence TTGAGGTACAGCGAAAAGGGGGTAGCGGCTGTGAACACGATGAAGATGAAGGTTGGGTATTTGCTTTTTTGTTTCTTCCTGATCAGCAGTGTTTGCTTCGGACAATTGCCGGAGGCCCCGCCGAGCCCGGGCCCGGACGCGCGTTACAAGGCGGACATCCTGGTGATGGTGGCGCATCCGGACGACGAGAGCGAGATCGCCAGCTTCCTGGCGCGCGAGGCTATTGACGGTCACAAGCGGATTGCCGTGACCTACGGGACCTGCGGCAACTCCGGAGGCAACACGGTTGGATATGAACAGGCCGCGTCGCTTTGCGCCGTGCGGGAAATTGAGGTGCGGCGCGCGCTCGAATCGCTGGGCATCATGAACGTCTGGTTTCTGGGCGGCGAAGACACTGCCAGCCAGAGTCCTTTGATTTCGCTGGAAACCTGGAACCACGGTGCGGCG
- a CDS encoding energy transducer TonB, whose amino-acid sequence MAPEKAPQIQLLSHEPRRQALRGGLATLFSRAPSLKSTPLNGHNGNGAIHKPPQISLLAHEPRRKVITGGLAALLRKHPVSLADFHEGASVNGHRVPGFRLLTHEPRRQAIRSGFKSLFLKDPPPQELVVGRQEVGKGGPKFTAFLTSCMMHFSIVFFLLEVPFFFLLPRPAQTIKLPQIVYEFHEIELPKDLPSVKPPGPGGQPGRGTHPEKAPAKGSSAFHHSATVVSNPPNPDNNFQTIIQPHVNPAQKLDIKLKLRLPNVVLGGSLPVPAPPAVPPPPPMKLTVPPTLKSLTIPKTTVVSVTPPDLTIPAADMPNMPAIPVPPPPLPPLAQRKDLPKNLDLTAIATQGMEATSNGSVTSLLSLSLNPGPPTDQLKIPAGNRYGAFTISPEGNHAGAPNGNSGGSATGGSGGPGSGGDASTGVGSGTAGGGGGGAGVVNGLGASTTGNPGTAGAAGDAALSAAAVAKLIYPILRAPLKNRFAMVVTAGPQGGGGLHVFGVLKGEKIYTIFLPMPQRNWILQYSMINDPNAQQKPQHNGVTLQVDFGVVPPAVEERFDFHRPALTAEQKQKMIILHGFIAADGSVERVTVYRGVESLADRAARAAFEKWKFQPAVWSGKPILIEILLGIPLS is encoded by the coding sequence ATGGCGCCAGAAAAAGCGCCACAGATCCAACTGTTGTCGCACGAACCCCGCCGCCAGGCGCTACGGGGTGGCCTCGCCACTCTGTTCAGCAGGGCCCCGTCGCTAAAAAGCACCCCCCTAAACGGCCACAACGGCAATGGCGCCATCCATAAGCCGCCTCAAATCAGTCTGCTGGCGCATGAACCTCGCCGCAAGGTCATTACCGGCGGCCTGGCCGCGCTGCTCCGCAAACACCCCGTGAGTTTGGCGGACTTTCACGAGGGCGCCTCAGTCAACGGCCACCGCGTACCGGGATTCCGGCTGTTGACTCACGAACCGCGCCGGCAGGCTATCCGTAGCGGGTTCAAGTCCCTGTTCTTGAAGGATCCGCCACCCCAGGAGCTGGTTGTTGGCCGGCAGGAGGTGGGGAAAGGCGGCCCGAAATTCACTGCCTTTCTCACCTCGTGCATGATGCACTTTTCGATTGTGTTTTTCCTCCTCGAGGTGCCCTTCTTTTTCCTGCTGCCGCGTCCTGCCCAGACAATCAAGCTGCCCCAAATTGTCTACGAGTTTCATGAGATTGAATTACCGAAGGACCTCCCGTCTGTAAAGCCGCCGGGCCCGGGCGGCCAGCCGGGAAGGGGGACCCACCCCGAGAAGGCTCCAGCGAAAGGCAGCAGCGCTTTTCACCACAGCGCCACGGTGGTCTCAAACCCGCCCAACCCCGACAATAATTTCCAGACGATCATTCAGCCGCATGTAAACCCGGCCCAGAAGCTCGACATCAAACTCAAGCTTCGTCTGCCCAACGTGGTGCTCGGAGGCTCGCTGCCGGTTCCCGCCCCTCCGGCTGTGCCGCCTCCACCTCCGATGAAGCTGACCGTGCCGCCAACGCTGAAATCTCTGACGATTCCCAAGACTACGGTGGTTTCTGTCACGCCGCCGGACCTCACCATCCCGGCAGCGGACATGCCCAACATGCCGGCAATTCCAGTTCCTCCGCCGCCTCTGCCGCCGCTGGCGCAGAGAAAGGATTTACCGAAGAACCTTGATCTTACCGCCATCGCAACCCAGGGGATGGAGGCCACATCAAACGGGTCAGTCACCAGCCTGCTGTCGCTCAGCCTAAATCCCGGTCCGCCGACGGACCAGCTTAAAATCCCTGCTGGAAATCGCTATGGGGCCTTCACCATCTCTCCTGAAGGCAATCATGCCGGAGCGCCCAATGGGAACTCCGGCGGCAGCGCCACAGGCGGCTCCGGAGGCCCGGGCAGCGGAGGCGATGCCAGCACCGGCGTGGGATCAGGTACGGCGGGCGGCGGTGGTGGCGGCGCCGGAGTAGTGAACGGACTGGGAGCTTCGACAACCGGTAATCCAGGCACCGCGGGCGCCGCCGGCGATGCCGCTCTTTCCGCGGCTGCCGTGGCAAAACTCATCTACCCCATCCTGCGCGCCCCGCTGAAGAACCGCTTCGCCATGGTGGTGACCGCCGGACCGCAGGGCGGCGGCGGCCTGCACGTGTTCGGTGTCCTCAAGGGTGAAAAGATCTATACCATTTTTTTGCCGATGCCGCAGCGGAACTGGATCCTTCAATACTCGATGATCAATGATCCGAACGCACAGCAAAAGCCCCAGCACAACGGCGTCACGCTACAGGTGGACTTCGGCGTTGTGCCGCCCGCCGTGGAAGAGCGCTTCGATTTCCACCGCCCTGCTCTCACCGCCGAGCAGAAACAAAAAATGATCATCCTGCACGGATTCATCGCCGCGGACGGCTCGGTGGAACGGGTGACGGTCTATCGTGGAGTTGAAAGCCTCGCGGACCGGGCCGCCCGCGCTGCGTTTGAGAAATGGAAGTTCCAGCCGGCCGTCTGGAGCGGCAAACCGATCCTAATTGAAATCCTCCTGGGAATTCCGCTGAGCTGA
- a CDS encoding sulfatase-like hydrolase/transferase, which produces MSGGRWKPRLAVLLAAGLAIAGLISCRGRKAEIPNPQPRNASVLLITLDTTRADHLSCYGTGFAKTSNLDALAARGVRFEHAIAQVPLTLPSHACIMTGSYPEVNGVRGMAGFTLSDAHPTIASVSRAAGYATAAFVGSSVLGRRFGFSTGFEIYDDDMGRSIVESNQTGVHLERRASVVTDHAIDWLKSNGNKNFFLWCHFYDPHAPYEPPEPYKHLYSKDPYSGEIAYTDSQVGRLLDYLKAQGLLDRTLIVATADHGESLGEHGEETHGVFLYDATVHVPLIIAGPGIPAGKAIAQQVRSIDIMPTILAFLHLSPGKEAQGLDLLPLIQKGQPLATDTAYLETLYPRTYMGWSELRAVRTNQWKFILAPRSELYNLTDDPREATNVESREPVIASRLDAQIWSIIGQDKRNEKVVSSPMTEQTREDLASLGYVSGGTPRVIQLGSKAPDPKDETGVLKILGEVERLMERREFGGAARLMEKGLKQDPTNPLGITYLASSFENLGNFPRAIQVYEKAIGLHVETDQIYSRLGKDYLRTHQLEKAVQAMQRAAELNPTDLDNLSNLGAANLQLRRPQEARKAFEAITAQSDSYAPAFNGLGLLAISQGDSAAAMRNFMKAVNADPSEMEPLLNLGFLYQRSGQKQQALHCFQTFLRKAPRGRYGKLFPMVRETIRQLQSGA; this is translated from the coding sequence ATGAGCGGAGGGCGGTGGAAGCCCCGCCTGGCGGTCCTGCTGGCAGCAGGGCTTGCGATTGCCGGACTCATTTCCTGTCGAGGCAGGAAAGCCGAAATTCCCAATCCCCAGCCGCGGAACGCCAGCGTTCTTCTGATCACACTGGATACCACGCGGGCTGATCATCTGAGTTGCTATGGGACGGGCTTTGCCAAAACCTCGAATCTTGACGCGCTGGCGGCGCGGGGCGTGCGTTTTGAACACGCCATCGCCCAGGTCCCGCTCACCCTGCCCTCGCACGCCTGCATCATGACAGGCTCGTACCCGGAAGTTAACGGCGTGCGCGGCATGGCCGGGTTTACGCTTTCCGATGCCCATCCCACCATTGCATCGGTCAGCCGAGCGGCTGGATACGCCACGGCGGCCTTCGTTGGATCGAGCGTGCTGGGCCGCCGCTTTGGCTTTTCGACCGGGTTCGAAATCTACGACGACGATATGGGCCGGAGCATCGTGGAATCGAACCAAACGGGGGTGCATCTGGAGCGTCGCGCGAGCGTGGTGACAGACCACGCCATTGACTGGCTGAAATCGAACGGCAATAAAAACTTCTTCCTCTGGTGCCACTTTTACGACCCACACGCGCCCTATGAGCCTCCGGAGCCCTACAAACATCTCTATTCCAAGGACCCCTATTCGGGAGAAATTGCCTACACCGACAGCCAGGTCGGGCGGCTGTTGGATTACCTCAAAGCGCAGGGCCTTCTGGATCGGACTTTGATCGTGGCGACGGCGGACCATGGAGAAAGCCTGGGCGAGCACGGCGAAGAGACCCACGGGGTTTTCCTTTACGACGCCACCGTGCACGTGCCCCTGATTATTGCCGGCCCTGGAATTCCGGCGGGCAAAGCGATTGCGCAGCAGGTCCGTTCCATCGACATCATGCCCACCATCCTGGCCTTCCTCCATCTTTCGCCCGGCAAGGAGGCGCAAGGCCTGGACCTGCTTCCGCTGATCCAGAAGGGCCAGCCCCTGGCGACCGACACGGCATATCTCGAGACCCTTTATCCGCGCACCTATATGGGATGGTCAGAGCTTCGCGCCGTTCGCACCAACCAGTGGAAGTTCATCCTGGCGCCGCGGTCCGAGCTTTACAACCTGACGGACGATCCCCGCGAGGCAACCAATGTGGAGTCGCGCGAGCCGGTCATCGCCTCGCGTCTGGACGCGCAGATCTGGTCGATTATCGGCCAGGACAAGCGGAACGAAAAAGTGGTTTCGAGCCCCATGACCGAGCAGACCCGCGAAGACCTGGCTTCACTGGGATATGTGAGCGGCGGAACGCCGAGGGTGATCCAGCTCGGGAGCAAAGCGCCCGATCCCAAGGATGAGACCGGGGTGCTGAAAATTCTTGGCGAGGTTGAACGCCTGATGGAACGAAGGGAGTTTGGGGGCGCGGCCCGATTGATGGAAAAAGGGCTCAAGCAGGACCCCACCAACCCACTTGGCATCACCTATCTGGCGTCCTCGTTTGAAAATCTGGGGAATTTTCCTCGGGCGATCCAGGTTTACGAGAAAGCCATTGGCTTGCACGTGGAGACGGACCAGATCTATTCCAGGCTGGGGAAAGACTACCTGCGGACGCACCAGCTTGAGAAGGCGGTGCAGGCGATGCAGCGCGCTGCGGAGCTGAATCCCACGGACCTTGACAACCTTAGCAACCTGGGCGCGGCCAATCTGCAACTCAGGCGCCCGCAGGAAGCCCGCAAGGCGTTTGAAGCCATCACTGCCCAGAGCGACAGTTACGCGCCGGCCTTCAACGGGCTGGGGCTTCTCGCCATTTCTCAGGGAGATTCGGCGGCAGCCATGCGCAATTTTATGAAGGCCGTCAACGCCGATCCCTCGGAGATGGAGCCGCTGTTGAACCTCGGCTTTCTCTACCAGAGGTCGGGACAGAAACAACAGGCCCTGCATTGCTTCCAGACGTTTCTGCGCAAGGCGCCGCGTGGCCGGTACGGGAAGCTGTTCCCAATGGTGCGCGAAACAATCCGGCAGTTGCAAAGCGGCGCCTGA